Genomic window (Streptomyces sp. TG1A-60):
CGCGATGGCCCGGCAGGTGGCCCTGCGCTGCTGGGCGGCCCGCACCGGGAACCCGACCGTCGCGCCGCACGCGCTCGCCCGTCCCGAGGTACCTGATCGGCATGCTTTCAGCCAGGTCAGCAGCTTGCGTCCGGTCCGTCTGACGAAGGGGCCGTTGATCCACAGCAGCGTGTCAGCACCCCAACGGGCGTGGATCACCCAGGGGTCACGCTTTCTGTGGCTCGACGGTGGTCGGCGGTCCGCGAAGCTCAGCCCTGACCGCCCGCCCGTACCAGGCCCGTCTCGTAGGCCAGGACGACCACCTGGACGCGGTCGCGCAGGCCCAGTTTGGTGAGGATGCGGCCGACGTGGGTCTTGACGGTGGCCTCGGAGAGGACCAGGCGGGCGGCGATCTCGCCGTTGGAGAGGCCCTGGGCGACGAGGATCATGACCTCGCGTTCGCGATCCGTGAGACGTTCCAGCTCCTTGTGCCGGGGTTCCGATCCGGTGCTGGGGAGCATCGGGGCGAACCGGTCGAGCAGGCGCCGGGTGGTGGAAGGGGCGACGACGGCGTCGCCGCTGTGGACGGAACGGATCGCGGTGAGCAGTTCGCCGGGCGGCACGTCCTTGAGCATGAAGCCGGAGGCGCCGGCCTTCAGCCCGGAGAAGGCGTACTCGTCGAGGTCGAAGGTGGTCAGGATGAGCACCTTCGGCGGGTTGGGGTCCGAGCAGATGCGGCGCGTGGCCTCGACGCCGTCCAGCTTCGGCATACGGACGTCCATGAGGACCACGTCCACGGCGGTGGACCGCACGACCTGCAGGGCCTCGACGCCGTCGCCCGCCTCCGCCACGACCTCCATGTCCGGCTGGGCCGCCAGCACCATCCGGAACCCGGTGCGCAGCAGCACCTGGTCGTCGACGAGCATTACGCGGATCGCCATCGGGGTCCTCTTCCGTGTCCGTAACAGGTGTCAGCGAGTGGCATGGCTGTGTCAGTGTGCGGGTTTCAGGGGAAGCAGGGCGCTGATCCGGAAGCCGCCGCCGGGGCGGGGGCCCGCGTCCAGCGTGCCGCCGACCATACCGACGCGCTCACGCATCCCGATGAGGCCGTGGCCCTGGCCGTCGACGCCGCCCTCCTCGTACAGCTCGTGGGGCGCGCCCTTGCCGTCGTCCTCGACGAGCAGGCCGAGGCCGTCGTCGAAGTAGACCAGCCGGACGCTCGCACCCGTGTTGGGGCCGCCGTGCTTGCGGGTGTTGGTGAGGGCTTCCTGGACGATGCGGTACGCCGTCAGCTCCACGCCGCTGGGCAGCGGGCGCGGGGTGCCCTCGATCCTGAAGTCGACGGGCAGACCGGCGACGCGGCACTGCTCGACGAGGTCGTCGATCTGCTCGACGTCGGGCTGCGGGACGTACTCGCCGACCTCCTGGTGCTCACCGGTGCGCAGGACGCCGAGCAGCCGGCGCATCTCGGCGAGGGCCTGGCGGCCGGTGGAGGAGATGGTCTCCAGGGCCTTCTTCGCCTGGTCGGGGGCAGCGTCGAGGACGTACGCGGCGCCGTCGGCCTGGACGACCATCACGGAGACGTTGTGCGCGACGACGTCGTGCAGTTCGCGGGCGATCCGGGCGCGCTCGGCGGCGACCGCCACCTTGGCCTGCGCCTCCCGCTCCTTCTCCAGCCGGGCGGCGCGCTCCTCCAGCTGCGCGAAGTACGCGCGGCGGGTGCGCAGGGAGTCGCCGAGCACCCAGGCCAGTGCGAACGGCACGGTCAGGA
Coding sequences:
- a CDS encoding response regulator transcription factor, with amino-acid sequence MAIRVMLVDDQVLLRTGFRMVLAAQPDMEVVAEAGDGVEALQVVRSTAVDVVLMDVRMPKLDGVEATRRICSDPNPPKVLILTTFDLDEYAFSGLKAGASGFMLKDVPPGELLTAIRSVHSGDAVVAPSTTRRLLDRFAPMLPSTGSEPRHKELERLTDREREVMILVAQGLSNGEIAARLVLSEATVKTHVGRILTKLGLRDRVQVVVLAYETGLVRAGGQG
- a CDS encoding sensor histidine kinase, coding for MQRLYDFLRRHPTWVDGFWALVLLGMTLASGAIDPDYATDMNETAFVVISFALCLSIALRRRMPEKVLMLAAAAGIAQLILDVPRIPADFAMLVVIYTVAANGARWASWFALGGGLCAASLAQLRWTSQETSTLGNAVLAVVLTVPFALAWVLGDSLRTRRAYFAQLEERAARLEKEREAQAKVAVAAERARIARELHDVVAHNVSVMVVQADGAAYVLDAAPDQAKKALETISSTGRQALAEMRRLLGVLRTGEHQEVGEYVPQPDVEQIDDLVEQCRVAGLPVDFRIEGTPRPLPSGVELTAYRIVQEALTNTRKHGGPNTGASVRLVYFDDGLGLLVEDDGKGAPHELYEEGGVDGQGHGLIGMRERVGMVGGTLDAGPRPGGGFRISALLPLKPAH